From the genome of Bacteroidales bacterium:
TTTAAAACTGGGACAATCGTCGAGTACTTTATCAGGTGGCGAGGCGCAGCGCATCAAGCTGGCTTCATTTCTTACCAAAGGCGCCGGCGAAAGCCCTACGCTTTTCTTTTTCGATGAACCCACCACAGGGCTGCACTTTCACGACATCAGCAAACTGCTCGAAGCGTTTAACGCTTTGCTCGAAAACGGCCATACCATCGTGGTGATAGAGCACAATCCTGAAATTATCAAATCGGCCGATCATATCATCGACCTGGGTCCCGAAGGCGGCGACCAGGGCGGATATCTCGTTTTTGAGGGAACGCCCGAAGAAATTGTCAAAGCTGAAAAATCCTATACCGGCCAATATCTGCGCGACAAGATAAAATCTTAAAAATGCTCGTTTCCGCTTCTCTGTTGCTCGCCACTTTGTTGACATTCGTTATCAACCTGCCCTTTGGTTTTTGGCGCGGCAGCACACGCCGGTATAGTTTCGCGTGGATTCTGGCCATCCATATCCCGGTGCCCATCATCATCTTTCTGAGGTTTTATCTCAAAATTGGTTTCCGATGGAGTACCTATCTCTTTTTGGTGGCTGCATTTTTTACAGGACAATATGTGGGGGCAGCATTTTATAAATGGTGGAAAAAAAACGCCTGAAACGACTACCATGTCAGTGCTTTAGTATTTCTTAACAGCGTCTCACCAGCGATTCTTGCTACTTTTGCAAATCCATTAACGCAAAAAATAAAAAACTATGCTTTTCGATCTTGATCTCATCCAAACTGTTTACAATAAATTTCCTGAACGAATTCAAAAGGCGCGTCAGCTTCTGAAGCGTCCGCTTACACTCACCGAAAAAATCCTGTATGCTCATCTTTGGGGCGAGTTAGAAAAAGAGCATAAGCGTGGCGACGATTACGTGGATTTTGCTCCCGATCGGGTGGCCATGCAGGATGCAACCGCACAGATGGCGCTGCTACAGTTTATGCAGGCCGGACGCGAAAAAGCGGCGGTTCCAAGCACCGTTCATTGCGACCATCTGATTCAGGCGCGCGTGGGAGCCAAAGAAGATTTAAAGGTGGCTAAAGATCATAATCGGGAAGTTTTTGATTTCCTTTCGTCGATATCCAGTAAATATGGTATAGGATTCTGGAAACCGGGAGCCGGCATCATCCATCAGGTGGTGCTCGAAAATTACGCGTTTCCTGGTGGGATGATGATTGGCACCGATTCGCATACCGTAAATGCCGGCGGACTGGGCATGGTTGCCATTGGCGTGGGTGGCGCCGATGCTGTGGATGTGATGGCCGGGATGCCATGGGAGCTGAAGATGCCACGCATCATAGGCGTGAAACTTACCGGTAAGCTCAGCGGATGGACTTCCTCCAAAGACGTCATCCTTAAAGTGGCCGGTATCCTTACGGTAAAAGGCGGAACGGGCGCTATTGTAGAATATTTTGGCCCGGGTGCCGAACATCTGAGCTGCACCGGAAAAGGTACTATTTGTAACATGGGCGCCGAGATTGGTGCTACTACTTCTTTATTCGGCTACGATCGCCGCATGGCCGATTATCTGCGTGCAACGGGACGTGCTCAGGTGGCTGACGCTGCCAATAAAATTGCCGACCATCTTACCGGTGACGAAGAGGTTTATAATGATCCCGGAAAATATTTTGATCAGGTTATCGAAATTGATCTTTCTAAATTGGAGCCACACATCAATGGTCCATTCACGCCAGATCTGGCTACTCCTGTATCGGAGTTTGCGCAGGCAGCGCGCGACAACAACTGGCCTTTGATGTTGGAGGTGGGGCTGATCGGTTCCTGCACCAACTCTTCCTACGAAGATATTACGCGTGCTGCTTCCGTGGCACAGCAGGCGCTCGACAACGATCTGGAAGTGAAATCAGAATATACCGTTACGCCCGGCTCTGAGCAGGTGCGTTACACGGTAGAGCGCGATGGTTACCTGGACATTTTCGAAAAGATAGGCGGTGTAGTTTTGGCCAATGCCTGTGGTCCATGTATCGGGCAGTGGGCACGGCACAATGCCGACAAGAAGGAGAGAAATTCGATCATGACTTCGTTCAACCGAAATTTTGCAAAACGCAACGACGGCAACCCCAATACGCATGGCTTTGTCGCTTCGCCGGAAATAGTGACGGCTTTTGCCATCGCCGGCACCCTCGAATTTAATCCGCTTACTGATAGCCTTATTAATAAAAAAGGAGAAAAGATAAAGCTCAAAGAACCTCAGGGTATCGAACTGCCGATAAAAGGTTTTGCAGTAGAAGATAATGGCTACCAGGAACCAGCCCACGACGGCAGCAATATTAATGTAGCAGTGGCTCCCGACTCTGATCGCCTGCAGCTCCTCACGGCTTTTGCCCCCTGGGAAGGTCACGACATAAAAGGGCTCAGGCTGCTGATAAAAGCCAAAGGAAAATGCACCACCGATCATATTTCGATGGCGGGGCCGTGGTTGCGTTACCGTGGTCACTTGGATAATATTTCCAACAATCTGCTCATTGGCGCCGAAAACGCCTTTACAGGAAATACCAATCTGATCAAAAATCAGCTCACCGGACAATATGATGCAGTGCCAGCCGTGGCACGAGCTTACAAAGCGCAGGGCATCGGAACCATTGTGGTGGGCGACGAAAATTACGGCGAAGGCTCATCGCGCGAACATGCCGCCATGGAGCCGCGCCATCTGGGCGTTCGGGCTGTGGTGGTGCGTAGCTTTGCACGCATCCACGAAACCAACCTGAAAAAGCAGGGAATGCTGGCGCTTACCTTTGCCGAAAAAGCCGACTACGACAAGATCCTGGAAGACGACACTTTCGACATCACCGGTCTCGAAACTTTTGAGCAGGGACGTTCGCTGCAGCTCATCGTTCGCCATGCTGATGGCACCACCGACAAGATGGAGATGCTGCACACCTACAGCCCAATACAAATAGAATGGTTTAACGCCGGCTCGGCGCTCAACCTTATCAGAAATAAGAATGATGCTTGAGCATGGCGCGTGGCGTCGTGATGACCACCGACTGAGAACTGCCGCCTGAAGACTGAGAACTTCCTATTTGTAGATTTTTTAACCCAAATTTTGGGTAAGGGTATCCACAGCGCAGTATTTTTTTATTTTTTAAGATTTAAAATTAAAAACCATACAATCAGTGGGTTAAGCTACTTATTTGTCTGTTTTTCTTTTCCAAAATTTCTGGCACGATCCTCTCTTATCACCTTTCCAGATTAAGATTTTGAAAATAAAATGTTAAACCTAAAAAAGTAAAAGCAATGAACAAACTGCAATTAAAAGGAACCTGGAACACAGTGAAAGGAAAATTGAAACAGAATTACGGAAACCTTACTGACGACGATCTGACGTATGTCGAAGGCAAAGAAGACGAACTGCTCGGCCGTCTGCAAAAGAAAACCGGAAAGACAAAAGAAGAATTAACTAACGAAATCAATAAAATAAATTAATTATGAGATCAATATTGTATATTATCGCGGTAATCCTGATTATTGGCTGGATACTCGGATTCTTTGTTTACACAGCTGGCGGACTCATCCACATCCTTTTGGTGTTAGCTGTTATCTCTATACTGATTTCGCTGATTCGCAAATGACGCCCACTAAACGCTGAACATCAGTAAATCCATTTTTTAAAAGATTAAATTTTTAAACTTAAAAAACGATTTCTATGAAATCCCGATTTAAAATCATTTCACTGGCACTAGTGTCTCTATTTTTTATCGCTACCGCATGTAACAATCCCCAGCAGCGTGACGAATCTAAATATACACCGGAGCAAATGAAACTAGAACGTCAACAGGCACTGGCAGAATTGCGTGCTGACATCAACCGCCTCGAGGCCAACATTGACGCTACTCTGCGCGACAAACCCGACAATTTCAAAGAGCGCATGCAGGAATCGCTCGATAATCTCGAAGAGCGTATCGACGATTTTGAAGACCGTATGAAAGAACGCGGCGATGAAATTGATACCCAAACCCAGCGTACCATCAACAACCTGAAACGTGAGACGCAACACCTCGAAGAACGTCTTGATGAATGGACCGAAAGCGACTGGGAAAAGTTCAAGGCTGACTTTAACGATGGCTGGGATGATTTCAAGAACGAGCTGCGCGATCTGACTGATGGCGACGACAATAAGTAAACAAAAAGTTGAGTGATTGATTAGTTGATTGAGTGAATAGAAAATCCCGGTAGCAGAGATGCTCCGGGATTTTTATATTTATCTGTACTTTGTTATTTCGTCAGGAATCCAGGTTTTGATCCTTCGTAACTTTGATAACCTGACAATCTAATCTATTTGATCATTCCTGTTTGCTTCAGGCATTTTTTTATCATCTCGAAAGTACGGTCGATTTCGTTGTCAAGTCCCACCGAGAAGCGGATAAGACCTTCGGAAAGACCCATTTCTTTTTGCTTTTCTGCGGGTACTTCCGACGAAGTACTTTTGCCCGAGTTGCTAAAGAGTGTTTTGAAATAGCCGAGGCTTACGGCCAGATAGCCTACGCCAACCTCTTCCATCATCTCCATCATTTCAGCGGCTTTTTCTGCCGTACCTGCGTCGAAGGAGAGCATGCCACCAAAGCCATATTTCTCATTCATTATCGATTTGAGCAGCTCGTGACCGGGGTGTTTTTTCAGTCCGGGATAATTTATCGGGACGCCTATTTCTTCCAGTTTCTCGGCCAGATACATTGCATTGCGGCTATGCTGCTGCATGCGGATGTGGAGTGTATGCAGGTTTTTCAAAATCGACGACGAGCGGAACGGGTCGAGCACCGGGCCCAAAAGCATAGCAGTTCCACTGTTTACGTCGATGAGCGAAGCGATAAATTCTTCCGTTCCGCAGATGGCACCGGCAACGCAGTCATTTTTTCCGTTTATAAATTTGGTGAGGCTGTAAAGTACCACGTCGGCGCCCAATTTGGCCGGGCTGATCATCATCGGCGTAAAGGTGTTGTCGACCAGCAACTTTGCGTTGTGCTTGTGGGCGATGTCTGCTAGTTTGCGCACATCCGAAACCTGGAGCAGCGGATTGGTGACCGTTTCGGTGTAGACGATGCGTGTGTTGGGTTTTATGGCAGCTTCTACTTCTTTCAGGTTGGTGATATCTACAAAAGTCACCTCGATATTGAATTTCTCTATGTAGTTGTTCAGAAATGCAAAGGTTCCGCCGTAGGTGGTGCGGCTAACTACGATGTGGTCGCCGGCATTACAAAGTTGCAAAATTGCGCAGGTGATGGCGCTCATTCCTGAGGCTGTTACCCAGGCTGCTTCGGTGCCTTCCATGGCGGCCAGCGCATCAGCCAGAAATTTGTTGCTGGGGTTCCAGTGACGTGAGTAAAGGAAGCATCCTTCTGCCTCGCCTTTAAAAGTGTCGAGCATGGTCTTGGCCTGCATAAATGTGAAGGTGGCCGAATCGGTGACGGATGGGTTTACACCGCCAAATTCGCCAAACTGTAATAAATCCTGAATTTTACTTGCCGGATCAAATTTCATAATTGTATCTTTTTTAAATTATTTAATTTTAAATGTCGAAGCAAAACTAAGGAAATTGCGCCGATTTAAAGGCGGTATCTTTAAAGATTTTAAAAACTGTAACCAAAACCAAGAATATCTTAAAAAACTGTAAGTTTGCGGCTTGTTTTTTATAGTGGATGTTTTAGTTTCTAAACAACGAATAACGATTAACAAATAACGATTAACGATTAACAAACAGCTCATGACTGAAAATTTCAAACTCGACAGTCTCGACCGGCGCATCCTGGCGCTGCTTACCGCCGATGCCCGCACGCCATACCTCGAGGTGGCACGACATTGCAAAGTGTCGGGAGCGGCCATCCATCAGCGGGTGCAAAAAATGACCGAAGCAGGTGTGATCATCGGCTCGCAGGTAACTATTTCGCGCAGTGGCTTCGGCTATCTCACGTGTGCTTTCATCGGTTTGCAGGTAAATCTCACTGCTACGAGCACACATGAGGAAGTTTTCCAGAAGATAAAACAAATCCCTGAAATCGTTGAGTGCCACCACATCACCGGCAAATATTCGTTGCTGGTGAAAATACTGGCACGCAACAACGAGCATCTCAAAAACATCATCGTCGAGCAAATCCAATCCATCCCGGAGATAGTTGCCACAGAAACTTTCATCTCGCTCGAAGAGGGCTTTGTGCGCCCGCTGCCTGTGGAATAAAAGCCTTAAAAACAAAGTTATCTTTGTCATCTAATATCGTTAAGGTGAAGCATGTAATGATTTTCCGTATTGCGTTGTCTATCGTAGTTCTGGTGATTTCTGCCGGACGACTTCCGTCACAGAATATGGTCCAGATCGATTCGCTCAACCATCGTGCTAATCTGGCGTCCGGCGATTCGGCACGGGTGCACGAATATGTGGAACTATCCAAAGCAATTGTTGCCTCCGATATCGAAGAGGCTTTACAGGTGGCGCAGCAGGCAATGGATGTAGCAGAAAAATCGGGTAACCAAAAACTAATCGCATACGCTTGCCTCAACTTTGGCAACGCATATTTCGTCAATGGCCTGCTGGAGCTTTCCACGCAATATTATTTACGATACATCGAAATAAATACCCGCCTCAGCGATGAAAAAGGTGTTGCTTACGGGCGCATTAATCTGGGGGCGGTTTATCTGCAGTTGCAGCAATACGAACGCTCACGCGATTATTTTGAAAAGGCACTGACTTTTTTTGAACAAATGCCCGATTCTATTCGTCAGGCGTCGCCACATCAAGAGATGCTGACCATTTATAATAACCTGGGCATTGCCTGTCAAAACCTGAAAGAGTATGATCTGGCCGAAAAGTACTACCGAAAAGGAATTCTTTTGGCACAGCAGGATGGCAGCAAACCCGAAGAGCTCGGCATGTTGCTCAACAATCTGGGGGCGCTTTTTATCGGGCAGGGCAATCTTGAAAAAAGTCTTGAATATCTGCTCGAATCTTTCCGGTTTCGCCAGGCAGCCAACGATCTCGGCGCCATGGGGCAGTCGCACCGCACGCTTGCCGACTATTATCTCGCCATCAACGACGACCACTCCGCCATCAGTCATCTTAACGAAGGCTATCGGTTGGCGACTCAGGTTGGAAATATGGGTTTGCTAACGGAAGTGGCGATCAAATTGTTTGAGATTTATCAGCGGCAGGGCAACTCCGATTCGGCACTGAAATATTATATCGCTTACGCTGATATCAACGAAAAGCTCACCCGCGAAGAGGCGGCTAACACGCTCATGCAGTTTGAAATCACCAGCAAATACGAAGAAAGCCGGCAACGGATGCGCCTGGAGCAGCAGCGCAAGGAGCAGCGCTATCTTTTTATCGGACTCACCCTGCTTTTGATCCTGGCCATTATCAGCCTGTTATATTTCCTTTCGCATAGCCGCAACAAACGCCTTCGTCTGAAGGCCGAGAATATTCAATTGAATGCGCAGAAAATTGAGCTTGAAAAAAATAATCTTGAAAAGGAACTCGACATCAAGAAAAAAGAGCTGACCACCAATGTGATGGTTCAAATTCAGAAAAACGAGCTGATTTATGAAATTGTCCAGAAGCTACAAAAACAAATGGCAACGGGTCAACGGCCCGATCAGCGGTGGCTGCTTCAGACCATCCGCGATCTTGAGCGCACGCACGACAGTTCAATTTGGCAGGAATTTGAAGTTCGCTTCGAACAGGTGCACAATGATTTCTACCAAAAACTGAACGATATCGACGCCAGCCTCACACCCAACGAGCGGCGTTTGTGCGCTTTCCTAAAGCTAAACATGAGCTCCAAAGAAATTTCGCTCATCACCGGTCAAGCGCCCCGCACCATTGATGTGGCCAGAACCCGCCTGCGCAAAAAGCTCAAGCTCACCAACTCGGATACAGGGCTTGTTGAATATCTTGCTGCTCTTTGACGAAGTCTTCAGCCTGCAGTTCTCAGTAAGCAGCCGGCAAGGGATGGCGCCCCTGCTCTCAATAAAATTCCGGTGTGTTCAGCTTAGGCTTGGCCTAAGCTGTCTCTATTTCCGCAGGCTTTGCCTGCTTTTTTAAATCAATTTTCTTTTGGTTTCCAACAGACTAAGCCTGTAAAAATAGACCTGACGAGGCTCAGCCTCGTCCAAACACCACTATTGGAAAACTCAAATGAAACATTTCGATTAGAAAAGCGCGCACCAACCTTTCGCAGAAGTGCTCTCTGATAGTTTTCCGGCTGTCAATAAAATTCCGATGTGTTCAGCATAGGCTTGGCCTAAGCTGTCTCTATTTCCGCAGGCTTTGCCTGCTTTTTTAAGATAAGTTTCTTTTTGGTTACAACAGGCTAAGCCTGTAAAAATAGACCTGACGAGGCACAGCCTCGTCCAAACACCCAGATTTTCAGGTTGAGAATCAGTTGTGTTAATTTTTGGCTGGTTTGAGTTACGGTGGTTGAGCGTAGTCGAAACCACTACAGCCTCGTTCAAACACCACTATTGGAAAACTTAAACGAAACATTTCGATTAGAAAAGCGCACAGTAACCTTCCGCAGAAGTGCTCCCATCTCCTTTAGGAGAGGGGTCGGGGGTGAGGTCTGAAAATGCACCGAGGCTAAGCCTCGTCCAAACACACAAATTCAAAAAACCGCTCTGCGTTCTTTGTCCGGTGCCCTGCTCTCAGCGCCTTGCGATCATAAGATTCTCATCAGCAGCAAGCTAATCGTTTTTGTAGTGCGGATGTATGGTCGGTTTTGTGGTTTTGTAGCTACAAAGTGGCGATGGTTTTTTTGGTGGTAAACCACACGCGTAGTAATCTTGCAGCTCAAAACTTAAAACGATGGCGCAGAATAGAAGTGACGATAAAACGGAGAAAGAAATCGACGAGGAGTTGAAGGCTCTTTTAGAGCGTAAACAAAACGAGAGAAAAGCACTTTTGAAGTTGCTCCGTCACGTCGAAAAAGGAATGGATGATAAAATGACAAAATAGAAATCATTACACCCTTAATAATACTTAAATCAAACATTCATAATTCAAAACAATTAAAACAATGCAAACAAAAACTACATTTTTCTCACAATTTCGATTGGCCAGCCTTATGTTGCTGCTCATGCTCATGTTTACAACGGCGGGTGCCCAGAGCAGTCGTATCTTCCCTATCGAGGAGAGCTTTGAAGTCGCAACCTTTCCACCCGCCAACTGGCAGATTTATGATTTGGATGGTGGCGGCGAATACTGGGCTGCCACTACTACTTTAAATCACACACCCGATGGTTCCATGAGCGCTTATCATAGTTTCGCTTTTGGCAACCAGGATGGTTGGCTGGTAACTCCTGCCATGGATTTTCCAACCGGTCATCCGATTGTTTTTACTTTTTGGAATTATACCCTTGACCCTGATTATTATGGCAACAACAGCGTATGGATCAGTACCGGCAGCGGCGATCCGGCCAGTGGCGATTTCGTGCAGCTTTGGACGGCTGACGTAGCGGTGGCAGTGT
Proteins encoded in this window:
- a CDS encoding aconitate hydratase; translated protein: MLFDLDLIQTVYNKFPERIQKARQLLKRPLTLTEKILYAHLWGELEKEHKRGDDYVDFAPDRVAMQDATAQMALLQFMQAGREKAAVPSTVHCDHLIQARVGAKEDLKVAKDHNREVFDFLSSISSKYGIGFWKPGAGIIHQVVLENYAFPGGMMIGTDSHTVNAGGLGMVAIGVGGADAVDVMAGMPWELKMPRIIGVKLTGKLSGWTSSKDVILKVAGILTVKGGTGAIVEYFGPGAEHLSCTGKGTICNMGAEIGATTSLFGYDRRMADYLRATGRAQVADAANKIADHLTGDEEVYNDPGKYFDQVIEIDLSKLEPHINGPFTPDLATPVSEFAQAARDNNWPLMLEVGLIGSCTNSSYEDITRAASVAQQALDNDLEVKSEYTVTPGSEQVRYTVERDGYLDIFEKIGGVVLANACGPCIGQWARHNADKKERNSIMTSFNRNFAKRNDGNPNTHGFVASPEIVTAFAIAGTLEFNPLTDSLINKKGEKIKLKEPQGIELPIKGFAVEDNGYQEPAHDGSNINVAVAPDSDRLQLLTAFAPWEGHDIKGLRLLIKAKGKCTTDHISMAGPWLRYRGHLDNISNNLLIGAENAFTGNTNLIKNQLTGQYDAVPAVARAYKAQGIGTIVVGDENYGEGSSREHAAMEPRHLGVRAVVVRSFARIHETNLKKQGMLALTFAEKADYDKILEDDTFDITGLETFEQGRSLQLIVRHADGTTDKMEMLHTYSPIQIEWFNAGSALNLIRNKNDA
- a CDS encoding CsbD family protein; its protein translation is MNKLQLKGTWNTVKGKLKQNYGNLTDDDLTYVEGKEDELLGRLQKKTGKTKEELTNEINKIN
- a CDS encoding lmo0937 family membrane protein gives rise to the protein MRSILYIIAVILIIGWILGFFVYTAGGLIHILLVLAVISILISLIRK
- a CDS encoding aminotransferase class I/II-fold pyridoxal phosphate-dependent enzyme; amino-acid sequence: MKFDPASKIQDLLQFGEFGGVNPSVTDSATFTFMQAKTMLDTFKGEAEGCFLYSRHWNPSNKFLADALAAMEGTEAAWVTASGMSAITCAILQLCNAGDHIVVSRTTYGGTFAFLNNYIEKFNIEVTFVDITNLKEVEAAIKPNTRIVYTETVTNPLLQVSDVRKLADIAHKHNAKLLVDNTFTPMMISPAKLGADVVLYSLTKFINGKNDCVAGAICGTEEFIASLIDVNSGTAMLLGPVLDPFRSSSILKNLHTLHIRMQQHSRNAMYLAEKLEEIGVPINYPGLKKHPGHELLKSIMNEKYGFGGMLSFDAGTAEKAAEMMEMMEEVGVGYLAVSLGYFKTLFSNSGKSTSSEVPAEKQKEMGLSEGLIRFSVGLDNEIDRTFEMIKKCLKQTGMIK
- a CDS encoding Lrp/AsnC ligand binding domain-containing protein, with product MTENFKLDSLDRRILALLTADARTPYLEVARHCKVSGAAIHQRVQKMTEAGVIIGSQVTISRSGFGYLTCAFIGLQVNLTATSTHEEVFQKIKQIPEIVECHHITGKYSLLVKILARNNEHLKNIIVEQIQSIPEIVATETFISLEEGFVRPLPVE
- a CDS encoding tetratricopeptide repeat protein encodes the protein MSSNIVKVKHVMIFRIALSIVVLVISAGRLPSQNMVQIDSLNHRANLASGDSARVHEYVELSKAIVASDIEEALQVAQQAMDVAEKSGNQKLIAYACLNFGNAYFVNGLLELSTQYYLRYIEINTRLSDEKGVAYGRINLGAVYLQLQQYERSRDYFEKALTFFEQMPDSIRQASPHQEMLTIYNNLGIACQNLKEYDLAEKYYRKGILLAQQDGSKPEELGMLLNNLGALFIGQGNLEKSLEYLLESFRFRQAANDLGAMGQSHRTLADYYLAINDDHSAISHLNEGYRLATQVGNMGLLTEVAIKLFEIYQRQGNSDSALKYYIAYADINEKLTREEAANTLMQFEITSKYEESRQRMRLEQQRKEQRYLFIGLTLLLILAIISLLYFLSHSRNKRLRLKAENIQLNAQKIELEKNNLEKELDIKKKELTTNVMVQIQKNELIYEIVQKLQKQMATGQRPDQRWLLQTIRDLERTHDSSIWQEFEVRFEQVHNDFYQKLNDIDASLTPNERRLCAFLKLNMSSKEISLITGQAPRTIDVARTRLRKKLKLTNSDTGLVEYLAAL